DNA sequence from the Papio anubis isolate 15944 chromosome 7, Panubis1.0, whole genome shotgun sequence genome:
CCTTCCTTAGCTTTCAATTTACTCCTTCCTTGGGTCTGGACCATCCACTGGGCAGGGGAGAGGTGAACCACTCCAGGGACAAGAGGGAGCAGTTCCCTGACTCCTCTAGTTTCCATGGTTCTGGTTTTTGCTTCAAATGATCAAGTGAGGGCTTCAAGTAtgaagtagaagagaaaaaaactaagCCAGGTGTATTGAGTCCCTGAAGAAAAGCTGAGGGGGGAGGTTTTCCCTTTtttggtgggggcagggatgCAGTGGGGACAGGCTAAGGTGCTGGTGCCCACACTGACACATGTCATTTCCTTTCTTGAATTCTGTGATCCTACAGCAATGCAGGAAAGCAGGTAGTGCGGCACTGCCagagacattttaaaagtggGCTGTTTTCACCAGCTTGGCACTAGAGGGCCCTGAAGAACAGCGTCTTTCACCTAAGGAGAAAGCTACACTTGTCTAGAAATGAAGCCCTGGGAGGGGGTATCCTCTGATGCCACCTGCTAATCCTCCACCTTTCATGCAGACAGCACTGGGAACCAGGTCCTGCCACACAGTTCAAAACAGATGATTGGCGATTTCTGAGGGACCCAAGTACTGCAAGCCAACTGGGGCTGGGACATACTTACTGTGCCCTCTGCTCTTGATCACTTTAACCCCTCACGCAGTCACAGCTTTGTATCCCACATGAAAACCAGATCAAGAGTGACCCACTCCTGAAAACCAACCAAGAGAGTTGTTTATCCAGTGTCCACGTTGGGCCAATGTAGAGCCATAGTCACTGTCAGCCATAGCTGACACTTACAGGCAAGTTGTATTCTAGGTCCTTTATGTTCATCTCCTTTAATCCTAATTACGAATCATAACAAACCAATTAAGAAGGCACTACTGAGATGGCCAGTTTAGAGCAAATATAAGGGCAGTAGGACAAACACTGGAAACCTCAGTCAAGGGGACAACTAGgatttaaaagcattttccaaTATGCCTCACCTGGGTGAGTCACGAGGAAAAACACTCTTGAAGGAAAAGCTATTCTCAGCCTCCTCTTGATCCCATGTCACAGACAAATCTGATGAGCCTGGAGGCTGCAGCCTACCATGTCACCAAGCACATCAGCCCAGCACAGAGCCTCCCCTACAGCCACATACCATCCTTCTCCACAGCCTGCCGCCGACACCGGTCACAAGGCTTTTTGGCGGGTACTTGATTTCAAGCCAGCCTAGTTTTTAGATCTTCCACACACAGCAGCTTTCTGGGGCGCAACACCTCCCAACCCCACCAGGCACTACAAAGCTACAGGCCTGAATAGATCCTTAGTGACTCCCAAATGACGATGCCTAGATAAGCTGTAAGAATCTCCTAGATAATACGTCACCCGAACAGGAAATACAGTGGTTGTGAACAGACAACAACGGAAGAACTGAAGGGTTGCAAAAATTTAAACTTCAATGTTAAGTGAAGATGGCCTCTTCTCTGACAGAAAAAAACACCTTATCTCcaacaattcaaaataattaaaaagaatttttatgaCTCAATTTACAAGAACCTTCTTCAACATtgcatcaaaacagaaaaaatcttCGCAAAGCTTGGGTTCCATTTAAGATGCATGTttttattgaagttttaaaaaaattttgtaaccAGACAGGATAAAGTAGACAAGAATGTTATGAGCTAACTATATAATATTCTCTCAATGTTGTGGATCACTAAAATATAATGAAGGATTGTTTTCTATGCTAATTTTCAGGTTGTCCAGTTAAACCATTATTTGGTATCCTTTGAGCAGGTTAGCCTTTCAACTATTTAGAGTTTCTTCTCAGAAACATTCATATATTATACAGGAAACATTCATAGTTTATTTGGGAAACATTCATATTTTATACAGGATGTACAAATTTAAGACtagacaattaaaaaaacacacacaattataGCCGCAACACTATCCTAGCTGCATTGTGATTATGTTGTTCAGTTAGCTGTCCATTATATACAACTGGATTTTAATCGTGCTATTTACAGAGGGGCCAAAGCACTCATCTAAAGGTAAAGGCGCTCAGGTTTAATGTGCACTTTCATAGCCCTATGAAAACACAACCATTATATACACTGTAAACACCACAGGGCATGAAATCCATCTCCAGCCACAAACATCAATCTCACAGGATCAAGCATACGAGGTCTAAGGTGGGGtgcctgacttttctttttaagaatactTTTCATCTAAAAGTCCTGCTATTCTTTTCACAGGACACTATTCACTTATTTCAAAGATGGTGCCAGTGCTCAAAACATTTCTCAAACCCCTTTTTGAAGACTACCTGCAGAGTGTCTGCAGTGAACTCTTCTGAATGTCCTGGATGGTGGTGAGTCTTCATCCTTGGAGGATGGGTTTGATTTAGGAAAACAGGCAGAGTTATTCACAGGCAACTGAAACAAACTGTGGGataccacctgggttcaaatgtGAGATGCCACTATAAACAACAAGACCAATTTTTTTGTACGGCTCGTAAATTTAGAGTTTATGCCTGAGCAATGCGGTCCTGATGAAGTACAGATTCTTCTAAAGTGATGACTCAGGGGGCTACGCTCATTTGAATGGTGTATCTAGgtgttttgcagttttaaaaatcgGTCCTCTCGTTGCCTCTCACATGGACTTTAGTATTCCTCTTCAGCTTCAGTCCCTTTTGCTTTCTTATGGATTGCCCGATTAAAGCTGTGGCAGGCAGGAACCCAGTGATTGTCATGAAGCCCCAGCTTACAGCCAGGGAATCCTTTCTGAGACCGGTGGCAGCACATCCAATACCCTGGCCCATAGGGCAATGCCTGGCAATAGGGCTTGGGGTGCCATCGGCACAGGGACACATCCCCTTTCACATACTTTTTCTTGCACTGTTTGCAAGGATCTTCTCTGTAGCGTGGATCTCGAACCCAGCGAGAATCTGCTGGCCTGATATTGTAGTACTCAATGATAAACTTGAAATAGCAGCAGGTACATTTAAGGGCCACTAAACTCTTGGTGGGAAGTAACCTGAAGATTTTTACCATAATGTGGTGGGGCAGAAAAGCCATGTACTGCTGAGGCTCCAAAAGCTGCTGGATTTTAAACCTGGTCTCCAGGAAGTCATGCGACACCTGCTTCTTCCAACTGGATGCCTCAAGCACTGGTAATGTACTTTCCACAGAAGAGGCTGGCGGCACAAATGGCTCAGCAGACCCACTTTTTTCCTCAGATGCACTGTCACCCCCAGCAGCATCTTCAAGCTGGCTGGCCTCTGAAGCCTCTCTTGTTGTGCTTTCATTCAACTGGGAACAGTCTGACAAGTGCTGACCAGGTGGCAAAAAAAACAACATCCCTGGAAGTGGGTCTTCACAGGAGTTTAAACTGCAAGGCTGGTCTTTCTCTACCTTGGACACAGTGATACTAATGCACaaagattcttttcttctttgatcaGGATTGTGGCTAGTAAGCGACACAAGCTCTCTGTTCATACAATCAACAGCATCTGTGGGCAATTCAGAGGCTTGGGAATAGGTATGAGAAGAAAAAGGTAACCCAACGAGTTCATCTGTCATTTCCACATCATACCTGTTGCTGTTTTTCATGGCAGTTTGTGAACCCGGCTCTAACTCTGCACTGTCTATGTGGAAACTCACTCCTGCTGGCAATGGGGGGCAGTCCTGAGAAGCACTGTCCCAGGCCTGGTCCTCTTTAGGAGAACAATGATCAGCTCTTGAGGGGCCACAATCCACAGATACAGACCCCACAGGATTCACCTGAGTGTCGGGTGCCTCCAAGGCGCCTTTCTTTGTTTTGCCTTCATCAGCCTGAGTGCTATTTGCAAGCAAAACTCTGCCCACATTTCGACGAAAGCTGTTATTCCTTGAGAGGCTCCCAGGCTCACGCTGGCCCTGCCGCTTCAGGCACTCAGACTCCAACTTGGCTACCATGTCGAGGACACGGACTGGTTCGCTCTGTGGTTCACCAACCTCAAGATTTCCCCTTTCTTCACAAGCTCCTGGGGCAGAACAGGACTCGGTGGCTGCGGGCACACCTCTGGATTGGCCAGAAAACCTCACAATGGCAGGTGAGTTTGTGCAGTTTTTTGAACAGCTAGCTAGCAGAGCACTGGCTCTTTGCTCCAAGAAGGCAACCATCTGTATAACTGACAGAGGCCTCCCGGCATAGACTCCATCCCCACTGTCACTCACATAATGCACAGAACAGTGCTCAATGCCACATGCAAAAGGCTCAGGTTGGTAGCACCTGCTGTTAACTTCCTTCATCCTTTCAACCTGTACCTTGGCTTTTTTAAGATCCCctgattttttccttctcttagtAGCTCTCCCATCAATATCCCaggaactttttattttcatagatccTATCCTGTTACTACACTGGTGGGCTGCAAAGAATGCAATTTTTTCCTTGGTATTTCCAGGTTTCACAACAGCCCAGATATCAAGTGGTCCTTCTTCTTCGCCCTGGTGGATCGTTGCAGATGGTacattctttttggttttaacaTTCAAGCTGCTCTCTACAGGACTCTTCCCACTCATACTGCATAGAACATTTGGAGAAAGGATTCCAAACGGCTTTCGAGATGATGCTTTACCAAGAGAGGCTGAAGGAAAGACACTTGGTGTTATGTGGCTAGCTTTGCATGTTTCATCATTTACAGCCTTTTGGTGGTTCATAGGAGTTCTCTGCGTTTCCCTGCTGACTTCCGGGGGGTGCTCTTTCTTCTGGAGCTTCCAATATGGCTTTAGGTGCATAACAAAGCCCCTATAGGAAAGAAATACACACTTGATTCAGAAaccaattttgtttttagaaaaaatgtttttaaatttaagctcAGATGGTTCTAGCAACTAAGAAGAACATTTTCTACCAGTTCACTAAATCTTTACCAACTCTCTCATGATAGCTAGTTTTTACTGCACGTATCAAgaataacaaaaagcaaaatataaccAGTTTATATGGTgtgtagtacttttttttttttttaactgaaaataaatcGGTTTTGACTGAAGAACTTCAGAAACTGACATCAGTTAACATTTGGTAAACTtaaccttttaaattaaaaaaaaatctgaacttcCTGAAGACACCTAAGTTTTAGGcatagaagaaaggaaagtatAAAAAGAACTCCTCCATGATCCCTGTTAGGTTTTTAAACACTCTTTCTAGATCATCACAATTAGCATTTTATTAGTTGCAAATAGCCCATCAAAATTATTgcttcctggccaggcatggtggctcacgcctgtaatcccagcactctgggaggacaaGCAGGCGTATCAcctgggtccaggagttcaagaccagcctagccaatatggtaaaaccctgtctttactagaagtacaaaaattagccgggcgtggtggggcgcctgtaatcccaaatactcgagaagctgaggcacaagaactgctttaACCCAGGGGTGTAGGCTGCAGCCAAGATCacacgcaccactgcactccaacctgggcaacagagtgagactttgtctcaaaaaaaaaaaaagaaaaaaaaaagaaaattattgcttCCTAAACTATTCCCATACCACTGAATACTGAATATTTAgatgtttataatttttcactTGTTTCCTTGTGTACTTTGCCCACCTATTAGTCTTGATTTTCTAAATAATCTATGTGTAGAAACATTTAACTGTCAAATTTCCTGTAACCATCTTAAATATAGACCCTACAGTACTTATTAATTCTAAAACCATTTTGAACTAGTTCAGAAAGATGGTGCCTTATTTTGGTCCTTGGCCGGGGGTAGAGATGGGAGCTATttcagaaatgagagaaaaagatgaTTACTGCAGAGACTAGTGTTCTAGTCCCTGCCACATCACTGATTATCTAGACAGGGTGATtttaccttgggcaagtcacttcctctCTCGGCCTCAGTTGAAACGTTAACTAAGGGGTTGAAATACTAGATAACCTAATGAACTGGTCAATGTACGATTTACATAAAATAGCACACAGATACACAAAACACCCTGGACGGAAGAAAGAGTATTTTCTAGGGATGCCTGGACTCCTGCAAAATAAACttagaaactaaaataaagatCTGCAGTCCCAGTTTGGTGGGAGTGAGGCAACCAGCACCTACAGGTCTAAGCACGTGAAGTTTCACCTGCTCTTGCTCACTGGGACAGCAGCTGAACACATACATCTCAGAGAGCTCAGTTTATTCATCCTCTGCTCCACATTTACCAGGTGCCAGCCATATGGCAGCCTCTGTGGTAACTGATTTCAGGTTATCAGTTTTAATCACCAAGAATGAAAGTGATCGTCTAGAACAAGTTTACCTTTCACTTCAACTTTTAAATCCTACATTCTAGTCTCAGATAAAAGAATAATTATGGATACTGATATCTTCTAGCCAGATAAAGAGAAATTTTGCATTTAAAGCAtacaaaagtgttttttaaaagatactccTGAAacaggagccaggcatggtggctcacacctatagtcccagtgctttgggaggcatagGTAGGAGGACccattgaggccaggagtttgggaccaagTTTATTCCTGGTGATTAAAACTGATATCTGAAAACAGTTACCATAGAGGCAGCCATAtggcaggcactcagtaaatgcgGAGCAAACGAGGATGAATATACTGAGCTGTCCAAGATGTATGCTTCAACTAGGaaagcctggacaacacggcaagacctcatatctaaagaaaaaaatgtttttaattagccaggtgtgatggcacgtgcctgtagtcttagcgaatggggtggctgaggcagaaggatcgcttgagcccaggagtttaaggttacagtaagctatgatcacgccactatactctagcctgggcaatacagcaagaccctgtctccaaaaacaacaaaaaaaacaaacccaaccaaacaaccaaacaaaacctTTGAAATAGATATTATCAAGGTCTTTCTGATCTTTGGCAATTTATAGTCTAATCATCTGTAGAGATCTTCCCCCTTTCTGCACTGTGACATTTTTAATAGCTTTCTATTATTATACTGTATAGTCTTACAAATACAGCCACCCAGAATTCAAGAACAGATgacatataaatgaataaaagaggcACACCTAGTGCTATCTCTCTGTGCCAACTATTTTCTGGGTTTTCATATCCGTTCAACCCCATtcctaaatgaaatgaaagaaatggaagtgtCAAAAAACCCAGTAAATTCTCACATAATGATCTCATTACACAGTATCTAtgaacaaatttaatttaaactttaGCAGTATGTGCGCCATTTTGCATTGCACAATATGTTCTCTTCGACTTCTTCCCCCATGTATTATTTTAGGTGCTATTATTGACAGACAGGgacattaaaaagaaactaatGTAATTACAGaggcttttatttgcatttgagCTTTAAAGTCAGCTCAACTAACACTTTGTGTACAAGATTTCAGCGAGATTAAAATAGGAGATGATCCCAGGGAACAGATGTGAGGGAAGGAAAATAGCCAATAAGGACACACAAGGTGACTGCTGGAAAGTGCGGTGATCCTGTGAGACCCCTGAAAGAAGCAGGACATTTAGGCACCCGCTCCAATCCCTCACTGGTTGAAGGTTGCCTGAGGTTAGCCTTTCCCCCCTTATGTGCTGGGTTTGAAAGCCCTGAGTCAGAAAATAGAAAGCTGTTGGCAAGATGTAGAGAAACTACAAAAATCTAAGTTTTGTTTGAAACCAGTGATGGCCTGAGAGGATATAATGCAGGAAGCAAAGGGCATCTGCTGCAAAAATCCATAAAGCAAAAACTTTAAATCTCTAACACATTACAACAGATGGTGGCACTTTCCCACCCCCAAGTCACCCCCACACACAAAGACAGGCATGGGTGGGGTAAAGCTCCAGCTACGTTTCCATGGTTGCCTACCTCTTCATCACAATTGTATTTTAAACTATCGCTATAATAAAGTCCTGCTCtcttgcaataaaataaaatgcaggttTATAGCACCTACACATCAATGTTCCCTAGATTCTCAGAAAGTCccttaaaagaaattaagatccCCTAGGCCCATTGAATCACAATTTCTCAGACTGGGCCCAGAATCTGTTTTTAATGTTAGGTTGAAATTGAAAGGGACTTTAGAGGTCACGTGTTAGATCTAATGTAAAAGTGGGATTCTAGATGTGAACTTGGGTGCTGGGCTACTAACAGGGGTAAGGTGGAACTGCCCAACAAAAAATCAAGCAGACAGTCCATACTGAAGCATCTTATCAAAGGGCTAGGTAAAaacaagggaagggagagcattaggacgaatacctaatgcatgcagggcttaaaacctaaatgacagGTTgacagatgcagcaaaccaccacggcacatgtatacctatgtaacaaacctgcacattctgcacaggtAACCCAgaactttaagttaaaaaaaaaaaaaaaaaaagaaaaaaaaaaccacaagaagTCAAAAGTTCATGGTGGAGGGGTGACTAGAAGCTGAGAGGGTGAGCACCAACAACAGCGACTCTCTCACTAAGCTTGGTTATGAAGGACAGTCTCAACATACCTGTCACCTTAAATCCTTTCCAGGTCTACAGGGAGATGTAACAGTGAACCAGGTATAATTTGAGCAACTTTATTCCAGTAAAGGCCCAAATCCTGCATTCAATAATTCGACTATTCCTTTTAGACTCTAAGTtcagcttaaaaaagaaaactctcacCTAAATAGAGTATACACTCCCCAAAATGAAGCCATAAAAGACAactaaactttccttttaaaaaaatgtacttgGATAAATCCCAACACTTCAAGAGTCATACTAACTCTTGTCCACAGAGGGGTAAACCTGATGACAAATCGAATGACAATATGTGGTCAGAATAGGGGAAAGGACGAGATTTTTCTTACTGCTAACAGGAAGCCATAATACCAAAGGCAGATGCCAGTTTTCTAACTTGTTAGTCTTCAGCCTTGCTTATCCAAACAAGTTAGAAGATAAGGCAGTTCATGTGTCTTTCTGCTTCAGTAAAGGCAAAGGAATGCTAATTCCAAAAAGGAGTCACTTATTAGCATAACAGCCactctttatttataaaaatcgGAGGAATaatggctgggggcagtggctcatgctagtaataccagcactttgggaggcagaggcgggcggatcacgaggtcaggagttcgagaccagcctggccaacatgatgaaaccccatctctactaaaaatacaaaaattagccgggtgtggtggtgggcgcctgtaattccagctactcaggaggctaaggcaggagaattgcctgaatgcgggaggcggaggttgcagtgagctgagaccacatcaCTGTACACtggctctgggtgacagagcaagattctgtctcgtgggaccaaaaaaaaaaaaaaaaattggaggaatAAAAATAGAGTAGTATACAAAGGCCCCTTCTCATTATATAATACCTTTAGAGAGGAAAAAAGTATACAGTAAGGAAATTCatcatttgtttcttaaaaactgTAGAAGCTTCCAGAGACCATCTTATGACAGCCTTCTTCACTGAACCATTGTACAAATGATTAGCAACTCAGCAAAGTGCTGCAGatatatataatgaaatcctTGTTTTCAAAAATGAGGAAGCACAAATAAAGTGACTTCTGAAGCCCCACAGCTAGGCAGTGGTAAAATTAAGATTAGAATTAGATAGGAAATACAGTCTCCTGGATCTATATTTTCCCCACTATGAAGGACGATACATCAAAAACCTATGATAAATTatgacacaaataaaattaaataattctgaCAGCATCTATTCCAAGaacttttatctttcaaattAGGTCAGTTTTTCATAAGTGCCACATAAAACTACTACACAGAGCTGTGATGCAttaaggcagacagatcacataAACCACACTAATCTAAAAGCATACAAAGGCTGTTTTGATGGCTATTAAATTGGAAAAAATGCCAAGAGCAGGAGGGTGTGAATATAGGCAAGAAAAGACGTCCCCCTCCATATGTCTCTAAGCACTGACAGTAAGAATGCATCCAACTCCCACAGCAtgcctgttttaaaaaagaaaaaaaggggggaatAAAACCCTGTAAGTCAGAAATGGTATTTCAAATTAACTTCTTCAAAAATATTGGGGACTTTTGGGGAGCAAGGCAATCCACCTCTTTTGTTGAGACGTGAGGTTcggcttgtcacccaggctggaggcagtggccggatctcagctcactgcgctctgcctcctgggttcacgccattcttcctgcctctgcctcccaagtagctgactaTAGGGCGCTCGCCACTCCTCGCCTCAagttagtttttgtaattttagtagagacgggtttcactgttagccaggatggtctctgatctcctaaCCCCTGCGGATCCaatctgcctcgcctcccaaagtgctgattacaggtttatttcaccacacccggccactccttttctttttagggAATATTCTCTAAAACCAACTCAAGGAACTTCTAAATTTGCCTTACGAGGATTGGGTGGTTAGGGTTAGTGGTGCACGACAGAAAAATCTTTTATTGTCTGTTAATGGATACTGAGTAATAAAGAGAATGGCCTTTGGAAACACATGTATGGTTTTCAAAAGCTCATCGCTCACGGTTTCCATCTTAGAATTCACAATGGTAGTTAAATACAGCACCTACCTGCTTCAAAGTTATCTATAATATTGACCAAATGAAGCTAACTTCCAGAAAGTAGAGTAGATAAGCTTAATGGGACAACcaagtatccaaaatatattaaaaaggaatATTGACAAGTTGGGAACAACAGCCACTATCCTTTGCTTTTCTATTGTGTTCACAATCAATGCAACACCTAATACTGTTGGACAGTATTACAAAATAGTGAATTAGTAATATTATGCAAATTAACACAGGTCTCCAGCCTGCTTTTGTTAgagcagggagggaagagaagggccTGGAGGAAAAGAACTTCTGCTTAGGCTGTTGTGAATTATTAAATAACAGTTCAGGATAGAGACAAAATGAAGTATTCATTTTGTTAAACTTAACGATGTCTAAGTTAATCTGTAGTCATTTCCTATTGCTCCTGTGACATCATGCCAAACACCCACAGAACTCCAGCATATCACATTTACTGCTACACAGGCAAATGAAAAGCCTACCACTGGTAAATGCCACTAGAATGAACACCAAAATGCAGATGAAACCTAATAAAAAGTTAAAGtccaaaaaattaatacattttgaaaagtacATTGAGCATTACCAGGAAAATTTAATTTCCAAGGATTTTTCAGATAT
Encoded proteins:
- the FBXO34 gene encoding F-box only protein 34 isoform X2; this translates as MHLKPYWKLQKKEHPPEVSRETQRTPMNHQKAVNDETCKASHITPSVFPSASLGKASSRKPFGILSPNVLCSMSGKSPVESSLNVKTKKNVPSATIHQGEEEGPLDIWAVVKPGNTKEKIAFFAAHQCSNRIGSMKIKSSWDIDGRATKRRKKSGDLKKAKVQVERMKEVNSRCYQPEPFACGIEHCSVHYVSDSGDGVYAGRPLSVIQMVAFLEQRASALLASCSKNCTNSPAIVRFSGQSRGVPAATESCSAPGACEERGNLEVGEPQSEPVRVLDMVAKLESECLKRQGQREPGSLSRNNSFRRNVGRVLLANSTQADEGKTKKGALEAPDTQVNPVGSVSVDCGPSRADHCSPKEDQAWDSASQDCPPLPAGVSFHIDSAELEPGSQTAMKNSNRYDVEMTDELVGLPFSSHTYSQASELPTDAVDCMNRELVSLTSHNPDQRRKESLCISITVSKVEKDQPCSLNSCEDPLPGMLFFLPPGQHLSDCSQLNESTTREASEASQLEDAAGGDSASEEKSGSAEPFVPPASSVESTLPVLEASSWKKQVSHDFLETRFKIQQLLEPQQYMAFLPHHIMVKIFRLLPTKSLVALKCTCCYFKFIIEYYNIRPADSRWVRDPRYREDPCKQCKKKYVKGDVSLCRWHPKPYCQALPYGPGYWMCCHRSQKGFPGCKLGLHDNHWVPACHSFNRAIHKKAKGTEAEEEY
- the FBXO34 gene encoding F-box only protein 34 isoform X1, translated to MGFVMHLKPYWKLQKKEHPPEVSRETQRTPMNHQKAVNDETCKASHITPSVFPSASLGKASSRKPFGILSPNVLCSMSGKSPVESSLNVKTKKNVPSATIHQGEEEGPLDIWAVVKPGNTKEKIAFFAAHQCSNRIGSMKIKSSWDIDGRATKRRKKSGDLKKAKVQVERMKEVNSRCYQPEPFACGIEHCSVHYVSDSGDGVYAGRPLSVIQMVAFLEQRASALLASCSKNCTNSPAIVRFSGQSRGVPAATESCSAPGACEERGNLEVGEPQSEPVRVLDMVAKLESECLKRQGQREPGSLSRNNSFRRNVGRVLLANSTQADEGKTKKGALEAPDTQVNPVGSVSVDCGPSRADHCSPKEDQAWDSASQDCPPLPAGVSFHIDSAELEPGSQTAMKNSNRYDVEMTDELVGLPFSSHTYSQASELPTDAVDCMNRELVSLTSHNPDQRRKESLCISITVSKVEKDQPCSLNSCEDPLPGMLFFLPPGQHLSDCSQLNESTTREASEASQLEDAAGGDSASEEKSGSAEPFVPPASSVESTLPVLEASSWKKQVSHDFLETRFKIQQLLEPQQYMAFLPHHIMVKIFRLLPTKSLVALKCTCCYFKFIIEYYNIRPADSRWVRDPRYREDPCKQCKKKYVKGDVSLCRWHPKPYCQALPYGPGYWMCCHRSQKGFPGCKLGLHDNHWVPACHSFNRAIHKKAKGTEAEEEY